From Dermacentor albipictus isolate Rhodes 1998 colony chromosome 8, USDA_Dalb.pri_finalv2, whole genome shotgun sequence:
TAATGCAGATGTAgcgactcgcccagctagctgTCGTACTGCACTTGAAAATAACGCAGAAGCCCAGCGTAGTTCAGTGAACATTGTTTTCGGGGATACTCCGACATCGATGACGCTGTTGTTGCAAAGGAAAGTGGGCAATCTTGGGGTCTACATAACGTGCGCCCATCTATAAGTGCAGGTAGAATAGACGTATCGCATTTCTGCAGTACATGAATTTCAAGCAATAATCAGGTGACGCCAAAAGAGGCACCCGAGGGATATGTCCGGTTATGAAAGTTGTCTTCTTCCTACTATATCAGCGTACATATTCTGGAAAAGTTCCGGTACTCTAACCAAGTTGCTGAGGGAGCTCGCAAAGGCAAGATCACACGAATGACACGTGCggacaaatttatttattttatttatttattttttatttacaaatactgctatctCATTTTGAAGACATAGCAGAGGTGGGTTACATAACTTATGAACATAACATGTCAACCAACCTGGTTAGGCAGTTCTTTCTGAAATTGATTAGTCGGCAATGAACGCAGAGAACCATCTAGGTAAGTTATTCAATAATTCGACAGTGTGTGGAAAATTATCTCCCATATGTTAGTTAGCAGACTCCGTCTGTACGTTGGAGAGGCATTATCGGTTTGTGCTCAATATTATTCAGAGATTTGAGACGAGAATATCCTGTGCGATGATAAAATTCAAAACGATGCCAACGTTAATAAATGCATCTGCCTTCGGCTTAGTGTTAGCTCACGTTTAGGGAAACGTATGCTTTTAGAGAGTTAATGCCTATTGTAACCCTTTGGAGTGCGGAGGAAGAGTTGCACATTAACGCATTCTGCAAAGCGCACTGCTAGCCTCACCGAAGACGTCGATGGGCTAAGAAACTTACGAGGACAAGAAGTTGCTGTTTCGCCTAAAAGGCTAAatattgattgcgatagcaaataagtggacagctagctatacaaagtaaggattctagttttatcggctgtgtaaacttgtaaacattctaagctaactaaattaacaaacatggtgccCCACGCGCTGAAGCAAATATGAACGCACctcactcgacgaccgcggaaactagctgtcaaaacgctggaagGTGGAAGCGCGGCAGCCGCAGTAGCGAGCGAAATGACATTCGTGCTACGTCTCGCATCGAGGAGAACTAAGCCTCGAAAATACGAGACGTGAAAGCGCGCGCACGGACTATGTCCCCGTCGCAAACGGCTTTCAATATACAGAGGCCCGctcgggccgctgtatcttgcaTCTGTCGCCCGGGTCGCCCGAGTAGAACCCGCCCCTTCTCCCTACTCTCCCCCGGATCGTTGAGTGCGACGGAAGATTGCGCGTTTTTATGCGAAgtatattactagagctcaacccagctcctcaggcgcggcggtgtcaccttcaatgacctttagtgaccccacggaggaaggaaactaaggagaggccctacacccccccccccccccccgcgcgcgctaggagaaaaatgtggcggaaatgacgtgtaggttctcatttttttgctgcttttttattttttttttgctgtatggccacgccttttgggccacaatggcggcgttgtttgagcgctcacacgtgttgctctggtaggtttagtgccgtggcaaaggcgctgtgtgggcgggtttgcgttagtcaccgtgtcttgttgcgctgtgttacctgcaccgtgctctgccggatgttgcgcgagcgcgagcgctccgcgcgcgaaaccacgcgcagcgcggtgtggtttcgcgaaagatgtaaacaagagaggagggtggcacaaaaggcggagcatagccatgagcaacgccaacttccggcttcacttttgcttcacaaagagtgacgtcagggcctctccttagtttccttcctccgtgagtgaCCCCAtaccataccacgtgacaccgtgacgtcacgacagaggagaaacggggctccaactcgcgccgtcgctcgcggcgtcgccttcaaggctgaccacgtgacaccgtgacgtcacgacagaggagaaacggggctccaactcgcgccgtcgctcgcggcgtcgcggcggtatataagcagctgcgcttgcctcatCCAGCGGTACGGAACAAGGTAGCTAAGGAGAAGAATCATCCCACTCGCTCTAGCGTGGGCGAGCGGAGCATCACGCATACGGCGAGGAGGAAGCGTTTCAAGCACCGCGTGGTGGATGGAACGAAGGCGATGTCGGCCCGCGCTCGCGGTGAAACGCAAGCGGCGGGCCGCGTCCAATAAGCAAGATAACGAACGAGTCGCCCAACGCCGTCTGCTCGCCCAGTCGGCATAGATAAAGCAGTCAGTCGCTTACGCACAGTTGTGCATCGGATCCCTCCTGAGTTACCTTGCTCCGTGTCCAGGgcgaacagtggttcaacaactaaaataaaggctcgtatgcttcgcatcctgggcttaaccttagctaagccacagccattttttcccgCTTTCttcgcttgcgtgcgcgagatcgagccacTATCGCCGGCTCAtcttcgcgcgctttcactcgcacattcaACACACGGCGCACGGCAACGgttttgtcgcccttggactttatgcgggacctcacggtgacggcgatggcagaaatgcgccggaTGTGTCCACATAATCACTATTGCAATCAAAAAATACTTGTTCGTGCActatgctatttctttttttataactGATAAATATCAACAATTAGCATCATGAAGATGCGTCACCATGCGCGTCATCAACTGCATTAACGAGCAGCTGTTTGTCGTTGCTCAGTTCCGGCCGTCTTCTTACATAGGTATACATTGCAGTGAAAATTGTTACGCACAACAGGACAGCTGCAAGGCTCACGTAAAGAAAGACGTTCGGATTTTTGTCCAGGAACTGGCCGACAATTACTGGCAGTGTCATAGATCCGATAGCTGCTGCCACAATTGATAGGGACATCATCTTATTCGTGATACTGATGTAGCCAGCCGTCCAGGAGACCAAACCTGCGTTTATGGGGCCGTGGCCGATGCCCGTGAGCGCTGCCCCTACTCGGAATACCGTAGCATTTGTAGCACCGAAtgcgacgagcacagctgctgtGGGAACGAGAATGACGTGAGCGACCACTACAACCCAGAGGACTGGCATTTTCATGGTCACGACAGCTGCAGTCAGGCGACTCGCCACGTAGCCGAAGAAAAACATGGCCTCGACGCCACTAGCAGACGACTTGGAGAAATGGAGGTCGCTTTTGACCGCGAACGTCGCCAGCATCTGAGACGTTGTGATCTCAAGCGCTACTAAAACGCTTGAGTAGATACACATGAATGCTAGGACAGTCCGGGTGAAACGGACGGGATTGCGGGGTGCGCTGTCCTCAGAAGGCCTCTCGTGTGTGGCGGACACAGCGTCCTCTTCAATGTCGCTCCTGTCCACGAAGTACAGAACTACCATCAAGACGGTCAAAGCTAAATAAAAGCCACCGACAATTCCGAAGGCGCAGTAGACGTGAGTGGTGCCCCTGTTTTGTCCCGATGAAGAATGGCTCCACGGTTCGACGAGTTCGACGGGAGAGTAGCTCGTGTACTTCCAGCTCGGGTCTGCGATTTCGGTAGCGTTTGCTGCGGTGGCGTTCCCTCCTGTACCCGTGGACAGGAACGGTCGGGCAACGAACGGCCCCAGAAGACCCCCGATAGCGAAAGCCAAGTGAAAAACTTGCAGTGGTGGGCTGGTGTTCTCAGACCACATTCTGATGATCCACACGTTGGCACCTGCACGCAAGTAAGCAACACGCCATATTCCATGCGCACTACGTGTTGTAGAGATTGTTTGATTCTCGTTTATAATATAAAAAGAAAGCTCGCCCGGAACAGTCGGCCAGATCATGAGACATGATTAAGACACGAAGAATAGGCGTTACACGAATATATGCTGATTATTCTCGCTCATCCTTCTCGCTTCGTACTACACATTCTTCGTTCCTTTGTTGTTCTGGCCCATAGCACCCACTAATTTTAGATTCCTTGTTTCTAAAGCTCTATATATGACACGCCGTCAGCGCAGTTGAGCATCAAATGTTTTTAAGAACCACTCAAGAGCAACAACTGCTTTTCTAAATTCGACGCTTTATGCCCACCTGTGCGGAAGGAGGCCACGCTGAGTCCCCACAAGAAGACAGCAATGTGGGCCATTGCCAGATATCCACAGAGCGGAGTCACGGTCACCGTGATGGAGCTCGCTACCATCGCCAGAATTGATACCACCTGCGTGTTGTACGTGTCGTGAAGCTTACCTCCTGTAAGACAGAATCAAAACGCCGACATCAATGCTCTATACTCAGTGAGAACCAAAGAATTCACTGCATGCTCAGCCCAAAACGCCACGTTGGAGCTCTGCGCCTCCCTGAGCTGGATttttcgaagaggtggacattactggCACAAGCAAcctaaacacatattcaactagctaacaagaattcactaatttcTTAATCAATTcttttacagcacatattgctaTTTACGACacgtagccggtgagtttgcaaggcgtatccatttgAAACGAATCTCCAGGgtgacagcagtttcgagatgttATCTCCCAAAGTGCGGGACGAAATGCATgggcgttccagctacttttaTGCTGCAATGCATagaagagcgttttgttaaaaacgTAACTGCAATAACAGTGGATTTTTACGGCGAAttcgatggcgcatatctccagatcaatgccagggtaggcaagaagcaggctggagacaagtcagtgggagaATATAGCAtgggttctaggaatagcaggagagagttattagcagagcttgaaaaacagaataatatgcggataatgaataccttcttccgcaagcgggatagccgaaagtgggcgtggaggagcccgaatggcgagactagaaatgaaatagacttcatactctgcgctaacactggcatcctacaagatgtggacgtgctcggcaaggtgcgctgcagtgaccataggatggtaagaattcgaattagcctagacttgaggagggaacggaagaaactggtgcataagaaacCGATCAATGACTTAGCGGTgacagggaaaatagaggaattccggatcaagctacaaaacaggtattcggctttaactcagaaagaagaccttaatgttgaagcaatgaacgacattcTTACGTGCATCATTAAGGATTGTGAAATAGAAGtgggtggtaacttcgttagacaggataccaataagctatcgcaggagacgaatcTGATTTAGAAACGCCAATGTTAGAATAGAACTaaaagctagaatagaactggcagaacttcccaagtttatcaacaagcgtgagccagctgacataaggaagtataatatggatagaattgaacatgctctcagtaacggaggaagcctaaaagcagtgaagaagaaactaggaattggcaagaatcagatgtatgcattgagagacaaagccggcaatactattactaatatggatgagatatttcaagttgctaaagagttctatagagatttatacatgaccagtggcacccacgacgataatggtagagagaatagtctagaggaattcgacatcccacaagtaacgccggaaaatACGTAAAAAACCCTTGGGAGCTATGCGAAGGGGGAAGGAAGCTGGGGAGAATCAGATAACAGCcgatttgttgaaggattgtgggcagattggcctagaaaaactggccaccctgtatacgcaatgcctcatgatctcgagtgtaccggaaccttggaagaacaccaacataatttcaatccataagaaaggggacgccaaagacttgaaaaattatagagcgatTGGCTTACTGACCGTTGCCAACAAAGTATTTACTTAGGTattcacaaatagaatcaggaacaccttagacttctgtcaaccaaaggaccaggcagaatttcgtaaaggctactcaacaatagaccatattcacactatcaatcaggtggtagagaaatgtgcgaaatataagcaacccttatatatcgctttcattgattactagaAAGCTTTTAATTCAGTAGAAACCTCAGATGTTTACCACTGGAGACAAATATTCAGGAAGTTCTCCTAGTGTCGTCGCTTATGCTCCTTGCTGCGTACTCCTCCCTCTAGTGGTAGATTTGTTCTTTAAGCACTATAAGAATGATTGCGAGTAAATCAAGGCTACGAAACTTCCTTAACTATCCATAGAACGCACTGTGTATAGTAACGCTCCTCGCCGTTGAAAACGCTCTTTGCACTGAAACGACCAGCAGTGGTCTATAGGGATGTCTTCAACAGTTGCCAGCGTCTCGGGAAGGGAACCTTTTTTTTGTCAGGGCGAAGTCCCCTTGTCTTTCTTAACCTTCCTggctaaaaacattttttttaatttcaattgCATTAGTCTGCCTACACTTTCTAAGTTCACATCGTTTCTGACCAACCTCTCTAATCCAATCTGTATCTTAATTCTTTTCTGTATAAATACACTGTAGTCTCTGTCGCTACAATGATTTTGCGCTAATCTCCATGATTGTCTACACGTGGAATCTCCACAAGAGATTCCATACACTATGCTACGCGACGATTCTGGTTTGGCTAACTTACCGAGAATCGATCCCAGTAGGTTGCCCACGCCACGGGTCGTGATGAGATACGATACGTCGGCGAGGCTTGAGCCGTATACCTCTGCCAGATCCAGCAGCGCCACTCCAGTCATGGAGACGACCAATCCCTTTGCGAAAAATGGGAACGCCGGAGGGGGTGAATGAATATGCATGTCACTGCGTGTACAATTTTACATATAGCTGGAAAATGCGGCTGAGATCTGTACACCAAGCGCTGTATATTAATGGTATAATGTTTACGATAACTTGTAAGGAGAAGCGTGACAAATTCCAACTTTTCTGTTCCCACAGCCAAAGAAGGCGCATAAACTTTCACGATCCGTTTTAGCCAATGGGAGTCCAGCATTTAGTGCGTCGCGATTTAATGCTAAAGACGTAACCCGCGTAAGCATAATATAAGATGTGATAAGCATAAAGCTTAATATAAGCATAAGCCCAATTGCGATACCGGGGATAGACGCCGCCAAAAACAAATTGCCCCAAGTTGCAAAGCTTTTAAAGGTTGAGGGTGTGTAAGCAAGATTGTTCCTACCGTTGCTAAATTACCAAGGCTCAAGTTGCACGTCCTGCCCAAGTTCAACCACAGCTCCTTGCGGGAAGGCATCCTTGTGTAATCGGTGTGGTACCCGTTGGAGTGATCGATGTCGGCACTGAGCACCTCGATTAACACCGAGCGATGCAAGTACGCCACGTCCCTGACGGCACTGCGACGAATACTGGATGCCAATCTTTCCCTGAATGTTGTCCAGAGATAAGCACGTAGTGTTCGTGCGGTGATTTCCCATTGTGAGATATGATAGGTTGGTTGATGTTTGTCAAGTGCTCCTTAAGTTTCTGGGACGGTGTTATCATCTGTAATGAAGAAAAGCAGACTAAATtttgaaatgctttttttttctctatcttgtgcctcgtaacgaggggcaacgccagaagaaagaggcacagaagaaatcaatgaagacaagtggctctccgctatcaagagccctgatgccggggcgcaactatgggctgtccagagggcccacgatgcggcggtcgggaaaggcctgactgtcccaacgagggagcggcccgcagcgcgctgagtcgcgtacctcaggaccttatcaaagttttgcatccatccatccatctatccatctctATCTTGTGGTTATTTGTGTTCTCTGTATTTCTGTTAACAATAATTTATCATTCATTTTTCTCATAGCAGCCGGCACCATCACCAGGTCACATCTCTTTAGTACGTCAAATATATTAAAGAACGTTCACGCGTTAAAGAGGATGAATGAGAAAGCCTGCGTTCTCGAAACATTTcttacattacttgacattttcattcgaatgcgttTTGTTACTTCCAATTACTTCTTTTCCCCCAGGAAAGGTCTTGTGTTTGAGTACCTTAACTCTACCTTAAACAATTCCTCTAATTCCGCCACACACGAGAGCCCTTCGAGCCAGGTGGTAGGCCCTCGTGATTTCGTTGTAGTCtttcatgcggtccttggttctgAACCCCGTCGGACGGTCTATCGCCGGGGctcggttggttagcgctcgcgccgctgcgtgtgccgttTCATTGTGGTTCTCActgcgttccgacgcgtcgcccgcgtgcgccgggaaccacttgagtcttACTTTTCTGCCTTGTAGTTTGGCCGCTCGCAGTAAGCGcttggcctccctgcagatttggcctttggcgcagtttcgcaccgcctgtctcgagtcactcagcaccgtgtggcagtctgcgtcggcgatggccagagCGATGGCTACCTCCACCGCTTGttccgctccggcgcttctcacgGTCGCTGCagtcctcgtggcgccggttgacgcctctatgacgaccgctgcgaaagcgttccgttggtattcgaCCGCATCCACGTACTCGCGCGTGCTCGTCGTTGGCGTGCAGGTCGAGGAGAGCCTTgaccctcgccgctcttcttcccttgttcAACTCGGAATTCATGTTCTTCAGTATGGGGTCGATTAtggtctggcgtcggacctcttcggggacgAGGGGCTTCACCTCAACCACGTTCGAGCGTCCTATTCCCAGGTCGTCTagtatcttcctcccggctttggtcatgggcagccgctccagttgagagctccgttgcgcttcggctatttcttcgagcgtattgtgtatccCGAGTTGTAAAAAGCGGGTCGTGCTCGTGGACTCGAACAGACCCAGCGCCGTCTTGCATGCTCTTCTGATAATCACGCTGATCTTATTACGTTCGTG
This genomic window contains:
- the LOC139048688 gene encoding sodium-dependent glucose transporter 1A-like; amino-acid sequence: MDNAPYHSVKQDEVPCMSTVIMEIEAWLSGKSVARRSDMVRAQLMKLVYSVDTGGDGCRVDCSAEAAGHQVVRLPPYHCQLNPIELVWSDAKGFVASGNKTFKLQDVEHLLCAVRDVAYLHRSVLIEVLSADIDHSNGYHTDYTRMPSRKELWLNLGRTCNLSLGNLATGLVVSMTGVALLDLAEVYGSSLADVSYLITTRGVGNLLGSILGGKLHDTYNTQVVSILAMVASSITVTVTPLCGYLAMAHIAVFLWGLSVASFRTGANVWIIRMWSENTSPPLQVFHLAFAIGGLLGPFVARPFLSTGTGGNATAANATEIADPSWKYTSYSPVELVEPWSHSSSGQNRGTTHVYCAFGIVGGFYLALTVLMVVLYFVDRSDIEEDAVSATHERPSEDSAPRNPVRFTRTVLAFMCIYSSVLVALEITTSQMLATFAVKSDLHFSKSSASGVEAMFFFGYVASRLTAAVVTMKMPVLWVVVVAHVILVPTAAVLVAFGATNATVFRVGAALTGIGHGPINAGLVSWTAGYISITNKMMSLSIVAAAIGSMTLPVIVGQFLDKNPNVFLYVIEGDTAAPEELG